A region from the Sphingopyxis lindanitolerans genome encodes:
- a CDS encoding cysteine synthase A, producing the protein MTIAKTSLDLIGNTPLVLLKGPSKATGCEIWGKCEYANPGGSVKDRAALYIVRDAEANGSLRPGGTIVEGTAGNTGIGLALVGNALGYKTIIVMPDNQSAEKMATIRALGAELVLVPPAPFANPGHFVHTSRRIAEETDNAIWANQFDNIANRKAHIFGTAEEIWDQMDGRIDGFTCAAGTGGTIAGTGLGLKAKDADITVALTDPHGAGLYNYYQCGELKPEGSSVAEGIGQNRITANLEGAPIDTQFRISDAEGLAVVRQLLDEEGLCLGLSSGINVAGAMALARQLGPGKRIATILCDSGFRYLSTLYNPEWLASKGLAA; encoded by the coding sequence ATGACCATTGCCAAAACCAGCCTGGACCTGATCGGAAACACGCCGCTCGTCCTGCTCAAGGGGCCCAGTAAAGCGACCGGATGCGAAATCTGGGGTAAATGCGAATATGCGAACCCCGGCGGATCGGTGAAGGACCGCGCTGCGCTCTATATCGTCCGCGATGCCGAAGCGAACGGCAGCCTGCGCCCCGGCGGAACGATCGTCGAGGGGACGGCGGGCAACACCGGCATCGGCCTTGCGCTCGTCGGCAACGCGCTCGGTTACAAGACGATCATCGTCATGCCCGACAATCAGAGCGCCGAGAAGATGGCGACGATCCGCGCGCTGGGCGCCGAGCTGGTGCTCGTGCCGCCCGCGCCCTTCGCCAACCCCGGCCATTTCGTCCACACCTCGCGCCGCATCGCCGAGGAAACCGACAATGCGATCTGGGCAAACCAGTTCGACAATATTGCCAACCGCAAGGCGCATATCTTTGGCACCGCCGAAGAAATCTGGGATCAGATGGACGGCCGTATCGACGGCTTCACCTGTGCCGCGGGGACCGGCGGAACGATCGCGGGAACCGGGCTGGGCCTCAAGGCGAAGGACGCCGACATCACGGTTGCGCTCACCGATCCGCATGGCGCCGGGCTCTATAATTATTATCAATGCGGCGAACTCAAGCCCGAAGGGTCGAGCGTTGCGGAAGGCATCGGGCAGAACCGCATCACCGCCAATCTGGAAGGGGCGCCGATCGACACCCAGTTCCGCATCTCCGACGCCGAAGGGCTCGCGGTCGTCCGCCAGTTGCTCGACGAGGAGGGGTTGTGCCTCGGCCTGTCGTCGGGGATCAACGTCGCGGGCGCGATGGCGCTGGCGCGTCAGCTCGGGCCGGGCAAGCGGATCGCGACTATTCTGTGTGACAGCGGCTTTCGCTATCTATCGACGCTCTACAATCCCGAATGGCTCGCCAGCAAGGGGCTGGCGGCATGA
- the fabG gene encoding 3-oxoacyl-[acyl-carrier-protein] reductase, which yields MFDLTGMTALVTGASGGIGSAIAQALAAQGARLAVSGSNADKLNGFRDTLGGDHVALPCNLGDGAAVDALVPSAVEALGRLDILVNNAGVTRDNLIMRMKDDEWSDVIRINLEANFRLARAAAKPMMKARFGRIISITSVVGATGNPGQANYAASKAGVTGMTKALAQELASRGVTANCVAPGFIATAMTDDLPDAQKEALNQRIPAGRMGEGSDIAAAVVYLASKEAGYVTGQTLHVNGGMAMLS from the coding sequence ATGTTCGATCTCACCGGCATGACTGCCCTCGTTACCGGCGCTTCGGGCGGTATCGGTTCGGCCATTGCGCAGGCGCTCGCGGCGCAGGGCGCGCGGCTTGCGGTGTCGGGGTCCAATGCCGATAAGCTCAATGGTTTTCGCGATACGCTCGGCGGCGATCATGTTGCGCTGCCGTGCAACCTCGGCGATGGCGCTGCCGTTGATGCGCTGGTGCCCTCGGCGGTCGAGGCGCTCGGCAGGCTCGATATTCTCGTCAACAATGCCGGGGTCACGCGCGACAATCTCATCATGCGGATGAAGGACGACGAATGGTCGGACGTCATCCGTATCAATCTCGAGGCGAATTTCCGCCTCGCGCGCGCCGCCGCCAAGCCGATGATGAAGGCGCGTTTCGGGCGCATCATCTCGATCACCAGCGTCGTCGGCGCGACGGGCAATCCGGGGCAGGCCAATTATGCCGCGTCGAAGGCGGGGGTCACCGGCATGACCAAGGCGCTGGCGCAGGAACTCGCCAGCCGCGGCGTGACCGCCAACTGCGTCGCGCCGGGCTTCATCGCCACCGCGATGACCGACGACCTTCCCGACGCGCAGAAGGAAGCGCTCAATCAGCGCATCCCGGCGGGGCGGATGGGCGAGGGCAGTGATATCGCCGCGGCGGTCGTCTATCTCGCGTCGAAGGAGGCGGGTTATGTCACCGGGCAGACGCTGCATGTGAACGGCGGGATGGCGATGCTGTCGTAA
- a CDS encoding TonB-dependent receptor: MRLLSSAGFTLALILAAPAFAQDAAPLAPPTGDDDYHTDQPIVVTAPYVRSLDILGNVSVMEGEKLAQDIRGQIGDTLASQPGVSSSSFSPGASRPILRGFSGERAAVLIDGLGAIDASSTSADHAVTIDPLTAERIEILRGPSVLLFSSQAVGGAVNVFDRRIPRSIPESPFHLDALASYGTAAKDKSAGASIDVPVGERFVVHADGNYRDSNNVRVGGLIYAPELRGHLLDLAADATADGNADEAARLTDAANSRGRVPNSQSRSKSAGVGAAFIDDGGSLGISFGYLEDAYGIPPRADIDEVPTIKARQYRVDLRGEVELGDGLFEKLRVRGAYADYAHTEFDDGEPGTRFTNRGIEARAELAQNDRGGWRGASGVQYSFRDFAAIGDEAFLPANETTRIAAFTLQELERGPVTLEGALRLEKSQVRAESIGFDRSFSSLSGAAGISYQLADGLKASVSISRSERAPSSEELLSDGPHAATLTYERGDPTFNKETSWGGEASLKFKRDGWSAGLTGYASRFDNFIYETDTGLIADDLPVFEFRQNKARVWGFEFEGAVPLAQVGGFHIAADAVADMTRAKIVDGPYVPRIPPLRIRGGLEASGERIDARAEVEWTDDQTRIAPFETTTKGFTLVNASLTWRPLPETRHLSLTLAADNIFDVDARRHASFTKDYVPLAGRDIRLTARASF; this comes from the coding sequence ATGCGCCTCCTCTCCTCTGCCGGTTTCACCCTCGCCCTGATCCTTGCCGCCCCCGCTTTCGCGCAGGACGCGGCTCCGCTCGCGCCGCCCACCGGCGATGATGATTATCACACCGACCAGCCGATCGTCGTTACCGCGCCCTATGTCCGCAGCCTCGACATCCTCGGCAATGTGTCGGTGATGGAGGGCGAAAAGCTGGCGCAGGATATCCGCGGCCAGATCGGCGACACGCTCGCTTCGCAACCCGGCGTTTCATCGAGCAGTTTCTCCCCCGGCGCCTCGCGCCCGATCCTGCGCGGCTTTTCGGGCGAGCGCGCCGCGGTGCTGATCGACGGGCTCGGCGCGATCGACGCCTCCTCGACCTCGGCCGACCATGCGGTGACGATCGACCCGCTGACCGCCGAGCGTATCGAGATATTGCGCGGCCCGTCGGTGCTGCTCTTCTCGAGCCAGGCGGTCGGCGGCGCGGTCAACGTGTTCGACCGGCGCATCCCGCGCAGCATTCCGGAGAGCCCATTCCACCTCGACGCGCTCGCCAGCTATGGCACCGCCGCCAAAGACAAGAGCGCGGGCGCCTCGATCGACGTTCCGGTCGGCGAGCGCTTCGTGGTCCACGCCGACGGCAATTACCGCGATTCGAACAATGTCCGGGTCGGCGGGCTGATCTATGCGCCCGAACTGCGCGGGCACCTGCTCGACCTCGCCGCCGATGCGACTGCCGATGGCAACGCCGACGAAGCGGCAAGGCTGACCGATGCCGCGAATAGCCGCGGCAGGGTGCCGAACAGCCAGAGCCGGAGCAAGAGCGCCGGGGTCGGTGCCGCCTTCATCGACGATGGCGGTTCGCTGGGCATCAGCTTCGGCTATCTCGAGGATGCCTATGGCATCCCGCCGCGCGCCGACATCGACGAGGTGCCGACGATCAAGGCCCGACAATATCGCGTCGACCTGCGCGGCGAGGTCGAGCTGGGCGACGGTCTGTTCGAGAAATTGCGCGTACGCGGCGCCTATGCCGACTATGCCCACACCGAATTCGACGATGGCGAGCCGGGCACGCGCTTCACCAACCGCGGCATCGAGGCGCGCGCCGAGCTGGCACAGAACGATCGCGGCGGCTGGCGCGGCGCGAGCGGCGTTCAATATAGCTTCCGCGATTTCGCGGCGATCGGCGACGAGGCCTTCCTGCCCGCGAACGAGACGACGCGCATCGCCGCCTTCACCTTGCAGGAACTCGAACGCGGCCCGGTGACCCTCGAAGGCGCGCTGCGGCTCGAAAAGTCGCAGGTTCGCGCCGAAAGCATCGGCTTCGACCGTTCGTTCAGCAGTCTGTCGGGCGCCGCGGGGATCAGCTACCAGCTCGCCGATGGGTTGAAGGCCAGCGTCTCGATCTCGCGCAGCGAGCGCGCGCCGTCGTCCGAGGAACTGCTCTCCGACGGTCCGCACGCCGCGACGCTGACCTATGAGCGCGGCGACCCCACCTTCAACAAGGAAACGAGCTGGGGCGGCGAGGCGTCGCTCAAATTCAAACGCGACGGCTGGTCGGCGGGGCTGACCGGCTATGCGAGCCGGTTTGACAATTTCATCTATGAAACCGACACCGGCCTGATCGCGGATGATTTGCCCGTGTTCGAATTCCGGCAGAACAAGGCACGCGTCTGGGGCTTCGAGTTCGAGGGCGCGGTGCCGCTGGCGCAGGTCGGCGGCTTTCACATCGCGGCGGATGCGGTCGCCGACATGACGCGTGCGAAGATCGTCGATGGCCCCTATGTGCCGCGTATCCCGCCACTGCGCATCCGCGGCGGGCTCGAAGCGTCGGGCGAGCGGATCGACGCGCGCGCCGAGGTCGAATGGACCGACGACCAGACCCGCATTGCGCCGTTCGAGACGACGACCAAGGGCTTCACGCTGGTCAACGCCTCGCTGACCTGGCGCCCGCTGCCCGAAACGCGGCATCTGTCGCTGACGCTCGCCGCCGACAATATCTTCGACGTCGACGCGCGCCGCCACGCGAGCTTCACCAAGGATTATGTGCCGCTCGCGGGGCGCGATATCCGCCTGACGGCGCGGGCGAGTTTCTAA
- a CDS encoding Mur ligase family protein, which translates to MSENKSYFFCGIGGSGMLPLAMIVAARGAAVSGSDRSRDQGRTPGKFDWIESRGIALFPQDGSGIAAGQTLVASAAIEDSVPDIAAANALGLPRLTRADLNAALFNDAAQAVGVAGTSGKSTVTGMIGWILESAGRKPTVMNGAVMRNFASEETPFASALVGDAASYVSEVDESDGSIALYRPDVAVVTNISLDHKSLEELHILFSDFLLKARVAVINADDEESTPFLSLDNAVSFGFREDADIRASDFEALADGCRFTVHAEGTAYRMKLRMPGRHNATNALAAIAAAQATGTPVAQSVEALADFAGLARRYEVLGQANGVTVIDDFAHNPDKVAATLAAVAELPGRALLFFQPHGYGPLRQMGRELAASFAKGLRDGDRLFVSDPVYFGGTVDRSTGSEALVADIVGAGADAVHLTTRAECGAAMLDAARAGDRILILGARDDTLTEFGRDLLGKLR; encoded by the coding sequence ATGTCGGAAAACAAATCCTATTTCTTCTGTGGTATCGGCGGGTCGGGGATGTTGCCGCTCGCGATGATCGTCGCGGCGCGCGGCGCGGCGGTTTCGGGGTCGGATCGCAGCCGCGACCAGGGCCGCACCCCGGGCAAGTTCGACTGGATCGAAAGCCGCGGCATCGCCCTGTTCCCGCAGGACGGCAGCGGGATTGCGGCGGGCCAGACGCTCGTCGCCTCGGCCGCGATCGAGGACAGCGTGCCCGACATCGCCGCAGCGAACGCCCTTGGCCTGCCGCGCCTGACCCGCGCCGACCTCAACGCCGCGCTGTTCAACGACGCGGCCCAGGCGGTCGGCGTCGCCGGGACGAGCGGCAAATCGACCGTCACCGGAATGATCGGCTGGATCCTCGAGAGCGCAGGCCGCAAGCCGACGGTGATGAACGGTGCGGTGATGCGCAATTTCGCCAGCGAGGAAACACCCTTCGCGAGCGCGCTGGTCGGCGACGCCGCCTCCTATGTGAGCGAAGTCGATGAAAGCGACGGCTCGATCGCGCTCTATCGCCCCGACGTCGCGGTGGTCACTAACATCAGCCTCGACCACAAGAGCCTTGAAGAGCTCCATATCCTGTTTTCCGATTTTCTCCTGAAGGCGCGCGTCGCGGTGATCAACGCAGACGACGAGGAAAGCACGCCCTTCCTGTCATTGGACAATGCCGTTTCTTTCGGCTTTCGCGAGGATGCCGACATCCGCGCGAGCGATTTCGAGGCGCTGGCCGACGGTTGCCGCTTCACCGTTCACGCCGAAGGCACCGCCTATCGGATGAAGCTGCGCATGCCCGGCCGCCACAATGCCACCAACGCGCTCGCCGCCATCGCCGCAGCGCAGGCGACAGGCACGCCAGTCGCGCAGTCTGTCGAAGCGTTGGCGGACTTCGCAGGCCTTGCCCGCCGCTACGAGGTATTGGGACAAGCAAATGGCGTCACCGTGATCGACGATTTCGCCCATAATCCCGACAAGGTCGCCGCGACGCTCGCCGCGGTCGCCGAACTGCCGGGCCGCGCGTTGCTCTTCTTCCAGCCGCACGGCTATGGCCCGCTCAGGCAGATGGGCCGCGAACTCGCCGCCAGCTTCGCCAAGGGCCTGCGCGACGGCGACCGGCTGTTCGTCAGCGACCCCGTCTATTTCGGCGGCACCGTCGATCGCAGCACCGGCAGCGAGGCGCTGGTCGCCGATATCGTCGGCGCGGGCGCCGACGCGGTCCACCTGACGACCCGCGCCGAATGCGGCGCGGCGATGCTCGACGCGGCAAGGGCGGGCGACCGCATCCTGATCCTCGGCGCGCGCGACGATACGCTCACCGAATTCGGTCGGGATCTGCTGGGCAAGCTGCGCTGA
- a CDS encoding LD-carboxypeptidase: protein MRIGIVAPSTPILPDDAEAVRAIVSLGYPGVELVFDEQCFAVHGHFAGEDGHRFAALVAMANRPDIDAVWFARGGYGACRIAEDAVAAMTDVARGKAFLGYSDQGNLLGALYRDGFDHVAHGPMVADIRREDGDAAVMRALDWLVARDPAACEPGLAHGARHAAFNLMTLSMLLGTPLEPDLAGHVLLVEEVSEYLYAFDRAFFHVATYFGPRGLAGLRLGRVSDIPENDRPFGMEAEEIAQGWCARTGIAWLGRADIGHDAANKVVPFGLHRAG, encoded by the coding sequence ATGCGCATCGGAATCGTGGCCCCTTCGACCCCCATATTGCCCGACGATGCCGAGGCGGTGCGGGCGATCGTCAGCCTTGGCTATCCGGGCGTCGAGCTGGTTTTCGACGAGCAATGTTTCGCGGTCCACGGCCATTTCGCGGGCGAGGACGGGCATCGCTTTGCCGCCTTGGTCGCAATGGCGAACCGTCCCGATATCGATGCGGTCTGGTTCGCGCGCGGCGGCTATGGCGCGTGCCGGATCGCCGAAGACGCGGTCGCCGCGATGACCGACGTCGCACGCGGCAAGGCGTTCCTCGGCTATTCGGATCAGGGCAATCTGCTCGGCGCGCTCTATCGCGACGGCTTCGACCATGTCGCGCACGGCCCGATGGTCGCCGATATCCGCCGCGAGGACGGCGATGCCGCGGTGATGCGGGCGCTCGACTGGCTGGTCGCGCGCGATCCCGCCGCCTGCGAGCCGGGCCTGGCCCATGGCGCGCGCCATGCGGCGTTCAACCTGATGACGCTCTCCATGCTGCTCGGCACGCCGCTCGAGCCCGACCTTGCGGGCCATGTGCTGCTGGTCGAGGAGGTGAGCGAATATCTTTACGCCTTCGACCGCGCCTTTTTTCATGTCGCGACCTATTTCGGCCCGCGCGGTCTTGCGGGCCTGCGGTTGGGGCGCGTCAGCGACATTCCCGAAAACGACCGCCCGTTCGGCATGGAGGCCGAGGAGATCGCGCAGGGCTGGTGCGCGCGCACCGGCATCGCGTGGCTCGGCCGCGCCGACATCGGCCATGACGCGGCGAACAAGGTCGTGCCCTTCGGCTTGCATCGCGCCGGGTGA
- the fabD gene encoding ACP S-malonyltransferase, with protein sequence MRAFIFPGQGSQAVGMGKALADASPTAREVFQEVDDALGQKLFQLMSEGPEDQLTLTENAQPAIMANAIATLRVLEKEGGVTLAAKADYVAGHSLGEYSALCAAGAFDLAATARLLKTRGQAMQAAVPVGVGAMAALLGADIDTAQKLADAAAEGEVCTVANDNDPSQVVISGHRGAVERAVALVKDYGIKRGVLLPVSAPFHCPLMQPAADAMAEALGANPPVAPLVPVVANVTASPVSDPDMIRDLLVSQVTGRVRWRESVGAMEDIGVGQYVEFGGKVLGPMVKRSARGEVETVSVISMDDIEALLTTL encoded by the coding sequence ATGCGCGCATTCATCTTTCCGGGTCAGGGCAGCCAGGCGGTCGGCATGGGCAAGGCGCTCGCCGATGCGTCGCCAACCGCGCGCGAGGTGTTTCAGGAGGTCGACGACGCGCTCGGGCAGAAGCTGTTCCAGCTGATGAGCGAAGGCCCCGAGGATCAGCTCACCCTCACCGAAAATGCCCAGCCCGCGATCATGGCGAACGCCATCGCAACGTTGCGCGTGCTCGAAAAGGAGGGCGGCGTGACGCTCGCTGCCAAGGCCGATTATGTCGCGGGCCACAGCCTGGGCGAATATAGCGCGCTCTGCGCTGCGGGCGCCTTCGACCTTGCGGCCACCGCGCGCCTCCTCAAGACGCGCGGGCAGGCAATGCAGGCGGCGGTGCCGGTCGGCGTCGGCGCGATGGCGGCGCTGCTCGGCGCCGATATCGACACCGCGCAAAAGCTCGCCGATGCCGCGGCCGAGGGCGAGGTCTGCACCGTCGCCAACGACAACGACCCGTCGCAGGTCGTGATCTCGGGCCACAGGGGTGCGGTCGAGCGCGCGGTCGCGCTGGTCAAGGATTATGGGATCAAGCGCGGCGTCCTGTTGCCGGTGTCCGCGCCCTTCCACTGCCCGCTGATGCAGCCCGCCGCCGACGCGATGGCCGAGGCGCTCGGCGCCAACCCGCCCGTCGCGCCGCTGGTGCCGGTGGTCGCGAACGTCACCGCGAGCCCGGTCAGCGACCCCGACATGATCCGCGACCTCCTCGTCAGCCAGGTCACCGGCCGCGTCCGCTGGCGCGAAAGCGTCGGCGCGATGGAGGACATCGGCGTCGGGCAGTATGTCGAGTTCGGCGGCAAAGTGCTCGGCCCGATGGTCAAGCGCAGCGCGCGCGGCGAGGTCGAAACGGTCAGCGTGATTTCGATGGACGATATCGAGGCGCTGCTGACGACGCTTTGA
- a CDS encoding division/cell wall cluster transcriptional repressor MraZ gives MAVVTPGRYSGTNFAAIDGKGRIAVPSQFRNNVPLNADGQRVLWVSFHEKLPCLVAYGQDQYDRLSDEIERDRDTALTRNLDFDEDEAFKRRFSYTEAYTLDDSGRFLPNFTARDRVGEAGATAFVGSGRRFEIWWLQTLAECGEADPVLRRLAAAWEESKGKARK, from the coding sequence ATGGCAGTTGTGACGCCTGGCCGTTACTCGGGCACCAACTTTGCCGCGATCGATGGCAAGGGACGCATCGCTGTCCCCTCGCAGTTCCGCAACAATGTGCCCCTCAATGCGGACGGCCAGCGCGTGCTCTGGGTCAGCTTCCACGAGAAGCTGCCGTGCCTCGTCGCTTATGGGCAGGATCAATATGATCGCCTGTCCGACGAGATCGAACGCGACCGCGACACAGCGCTGACCCGCAACCTCGATTTCGACGAGGACGAGGCGTTCAAGCGGCGCTTCAGCTATACCGAAGCCTATACGCTCGACGACAGCGGGCGCTTTCTTCCCAATTTCACCGCGCGCGACCGTGTGGGCGAGGCGGGCGCGACCGCTTTCGTGGGATCGGGGCGCCGTTTCGAGATTTGGTGGCTGCAGACGCTCGCCGAATGCGGCGAGGCCGATCCGGTGTTGCGGCGATTGGCCGCGGCCTGGGAAGAGTCCAAGGGGAAGGCGCGAAAGTGA
- the rpsR gene encoding 30S ribosomal protein S18 codes for MARPFFRRRKTCPFSQKDAPVIDYKDVRLLQGYLSERGKIVPSRITAVSTKKQRELAKAIKRSRHIGLLPYIVK; via the coding sequence ATGGCACGACCCTTTTTCCGCCGCCGCAAGACCTGCCCCTTCAGCCAGAAGGACGCACCGGTCATCGATTATAAGGACGTCCGTCTGCTCCAGGGTTACCTGTCGGAGCGTGGCAAGATCGTCCCGTCGCGGATCACCGCGGTGTCCACCAAGAAGCAGCGTGAGCTGGCGAAAGCGATCAAGCGCTCGCGCCACATCGGCCTGCTCCCCTACATCGTGAAGTAA
- a CDS encoding Gldg family protein: MIARRRPAALDAAIAASVLLALAWFAGGQARLGRIDPALVLPWLALVLVPLALVPTKHRVPAKAGVHHPLVQNGTGRRWTPAFAGEQFSFVVVALLFAQAALASLLAAQIPWAQLGLVGVGVALAAWLAAGLARWRAGRAMRGAAALLLVGAWSVGAHLLLAALYRAPPAEGAPVTMLTGLPLRWSAGEDMAAMIARGASDDAALQRIEAAGPVRLVDSLIDHPPAPGGALFLAHPRALAPRELVAIDAFVREGGRAVILADALSGWPARHPFGDPRNPPVTSLLTPLLDHWGVTLGTAPISDRRTIPVEVDGARLRLFTAGRFDTLPPGCKPYADRRIASCRIGRGAVWLVGDADLLFAPLWQPAPHWAAHLRRADTMEWLAAHLWPDTPRAWLQPLWIRAAAQ; the protein is encoded by the coding sequence GTGATCGCGCGTCGGCGCCCGGCCGCGCTGGACGCCGCCATCGCGGCGTCGGTGCTGCTCGCGCTCGCCTGGTTCGCGGGCGGTCAGGCGCGGCTCGGGCGGATCGATCCGGCGCTGGTCCTGCCATGGCTGGCGCTGGTGCTGGTGCCGCTGGCGCTGGTCCCAACAAAACACCGTGTCCCCGCGAAGGCGGGGGTCCATCATCCGCTGGTTCAAAATGGCACCGGCCGGAGATGGACCCCCGCCTTCGCGGGGGAGCAGTTTTCGTTTGTTGTGGTTGCGCTGCTCTTTGCGCAGGCAGCCCTCGCGTCGCTGCTCGCGGCCCAAATACCCTGGGCGCAACTGGGGCTGGTTGGCGTCGGCGTGGCGCTGGCGGCATGGCTTGCCGCCGGCTTGGCGCGCTGGCGCGCGGGCAGGGCGATGCGGGGCGCCGCAGCGCTGCTGCTCGTCGGGGCGTGGTCCGTAGGGGCGCATCTGTTGCTCGCCGCCCTCTATCGCGCCCCGCCCGCCGAGGGCGCGCCCGTCACCATGCTTACCGGCCTGCCGCTGCGCTGGTCGGCGGGAGAGGATATGGCGGCGATGATCGCGCGCGGCGCGAGCGACGACGCCGCTTTGCAGCGGATCGAGGCGGCGGGACCGGTGCGGCTCGTCGATAGCCTGATCGACCATCCGCCCGCGCCGGGCGGCGCGCTATTCCTCGCGCACCCGCGCGCCCTCGCGCCGCGCGAGCTTGTCGCGATCGACGCTTTCGTGCGCGAGGGCGGGCGCGCCGTCATCCTCGCCGACGCGCTGTCGGGGTGGCCGGCGCGTCACCCGTTCGGCGATCCGCGCAATCCGCCTGTGACGAGCCTGCTGACCCCGCTTCTCGATCATTGGGGCGTGACGCTGGGCACGGCCCCGATCTCGGACCGACGCACGATTCCGGTCGAGGTCGATGGCGCGCGGTTGCGACTGTTCACGGCCGGGCGGTTCGACACGCTGCCGCCGGGCTGCAAACCCTATGCAGATCGCCGCATCGCATCGTGCCGCATCGGCCGCGGTGCGGTGTGGCTTGTCGGCGATGCCGATCTGCTGTTCGCGCCGCTGTGGCAACCCGCGCCGCACTGGGCGGCGCATTTGCGGCGGGCCGACACGATGGAATGGCTCGCCGCGCATCTGTGGCCGGACACGCCGCGCGCTTGGCTCCAGCCGCTCTGGATTCGTGCCGCCGCCCAATAG
- a CDS encoding GxxExxY protein, translating into MRDIDVVSGDVLDLALRLHRDLGPGLLESVYETVLAGKLIDLGYRVDRQMPIDIHFEGARFDAAFRIDLLVDNRLLVEIKSVERLNAAHAKQLLTYLRLTGLSVGLLINFGGAALKEGVRRIVNDHKPSASPRLRVNRQNMET; encoded by the coding sequence GTGCGGGACATAGATGTCGTGAGTGGCGATGTGCTCGATTTGGCTCTCCGGTTGCATCGGGATTTGGGGCCGGGTCTGCTCGAAAGCGTTTACGAGACAGTCCTTGCCGGTAAGCTGATCGATCTTGGATACCGGGTCGATCGGCAAATGCCGATCGACATCCATTTCGAAGGGGCACGGTTCGATGCCGCATTCCGCATCGATTTGTTGGTCGATAACCGGCTGCTGGTCGAGATAAAATCAGTCGAACGATTGAACGCCGCCCATGCCAAACAATTGTTGACCTATCTGCGCCTCACCGGCTTATCAGTTGGCCTTCTCATCAATTTCGGCGGTGCGGCCCTCAAAGAAGGCGTTCGTCGCATCGTCAACGATCATAAACCCTCCGCGTCTCCGCGTCTCCGCGTGAACCGGCAAAATATGGAGACATGA
- the rpsF gene encoding 30S ribosomal protein S6 — MPFYEHVFIARQDLSQAQVDALAETVTNVIGEYKGQVHKTETWGLKQLAYKIQKNRKGHYVMLSAEVAGEAIAEIERQAAINEDIIRWITIKVDELEKGPSVMMRKQERRGGRGRDRDGEE; from the coding sequence ATGCCGTTTTACGAGCATGTCTTTATCGCGCGTCAGGACCTGAGCCAGGCTCAGGTCGACGCGCTGGCGGAAACCGTCACCAATGTCATCGGCGAATATAAAGGCCAGGTTCACAAGACCGAAACCTGGGGCCTGAAGCAGCTCGCCTACAAGATCCAGAAGAACCGCAAGGGTCATTATGTGATGCTGTCGGCCGAAGTTGCGGGCGAAGCGATCGCGGAGATCGAGCGTCAGGCCGCGATCAACGAAGATATCATCCGCTGGATCACCATCAAGGTCGACGAACTCGAAAAGGGTCCGTCGGTGATGATGCGCAAGCAGGAACGTCGTGGCGGCCGCGGCCGTGACCGCGACGGCGAAGAATAA